Proteins found in one Vagococcus carniphilus genomic segment:
- a CDS encoding propanediol/glycerol family dehydratase large subunit, which produces MKSKRFEELAKRPVNQDGFVDEWIDEGLIAMQSPNDPKPSLKIQDGIVVELDGKKIEEFDLIDSYIATYGISLDKAEEVMSIPSDELARKITDPTVSREEIVDLTTSATPAKINEILGYMNVVEMMMAVQKMRARKRPATQSHVTNLRDNPVQIAADAAEGALRGFDEQETTVAVARYAPFNAISIMVGSQIGRPGVLTQCSLEEATELDLGMRGFTAYAETISVYGTEQVFTDGDDTPWSKGFLASCYASRGLKMRFTSGTGSEVQMGYAEGKSMLYLETRCIFLTKAAGVQGLQNGSISCIGVPGAVPSGIRAILAENLIAMLLDLEVASGNDQTFSHSDIRRTARLLMQFLPGTDFISSGYSATPNYDNMFAGSNFDADDFDDYNVIQRDLRVDGGLRPVNEEDVIAVRNKAARALQGLFEQLGLPTITDEEVEAATFARGSNDMPARDMVEDIKAAQEVLTRGLTGLDLVKALVECGYEDVAENVLSLLKQRVAGDFLQTSAIFDKDWNVISAVNDKNDYAGPGTGYRLEGAEWEKVKAIPKAINPNDI; this is translated from the coding sequence ATGAAATCAAAACGTTTTGAAGAACTAGCGAAAAGACCAGTTAACCAAGATGGATTTGTGGATGAGTGGATAGATGAAGGGTTAATTGCAATGCAGAGCCCAAATGATCCAAAACCAAGTTTAAAAATTCAAGATGGTATTGTCGTTGAATTAGATGGAAAAAAAATAGAAGAGTTTGATCTAATTGACTCATATATTGCAACTTATGGTATTAGCTTAGATAAGGCTGAAGAGGTAATGAGTATTCCCTCAGATGAATTAGCACGAAAAATTACTGATCCTACTGTTTCAAGAGAAGAAATTGTTGATTTAACTACTTCTGCTACACCAGCTAAAATTAATGAGATTTTAGGTTATATGAATGTGGTTGAAATGATGATGGCTGTCCAAAAAATGAGAGCTCGTAAAAGACCAGCAACTCAATCTCACGTTACTAACTTAAGAGATAACCCAGTTCAAATAGCAGCAGATGCCGCAGAAGGCGCGCTAAGAGGGTTTGATGAACAAGAAACGACTGTTGCTGTTGCGCGTTACGCTCCATTTAATGCAATTTCAATTATGGTTGGTTCACAAATCGGACGTCCTGGTGTTCTAACTCAGTGTTCTTTAGAAGAAGCAACTGAATTAGACTTAGGAATGAGAGGATTTACAGCTTATGCAGAAACTATTTCAGTCTATGGAACAGAGCAAGTATTTACAGATGGCGATGATACACCGTGGTCTAAAGGATTTTTAGCTTCTTGTTACGCGTCTCGAGGATTAAAAATGCGCTTTACCTCAGGAACGGGATCTGAAGTTCAAATGGGATATGCAGAAGGCAAATCAATGTTGTATTTAGAAACACGCTGTATCTTCTTAACAAAAGCAGCTGGAGTACAAGGATTGCAAAATGGCTCTATCAGTTGTATCGGTGTCCCTGGAGCGGTTCCTTCTGGCATTCGAGCTATCTTAGCTGAAAACTTGATTGCTATGTTACTTGATTTAGAAGTAGCTTCAGGAAATGATCAGACATTTTCACATTCAGATATTAGAAGAACAGCACGTTTATTAATGCAGTTTTTACCAGGAACTGATTTTATTTCTTCTGGATATTCAGCAACACCAAACTATGACAATATGTTTGCTGGATCAAATTTTGATGCAGATGACTTTGATGATTACAATGTCATTCAACGTGATTTAAGAGTAGATGGAGGTTTGCGTCCAGTTAATGAAGAAGATGTTATTGCGGTTAGAAATAAAGCAGCTAGAGCTCTTCAAGGGTTGTTCGAACAGTTAGGCTTACCAACTATTACTGATGAAGAAGTTGAAGCAGCAACATTTGCTCGTGGCTCTAATGATATGCCTGCTCGTGACATGGTGGAAGATATAAAAGCTGCTCAAGAAGTATTAACTCGTGGTTTAACTGGTCTTGATTTGGTTAAAGCCTTAGTTGAATGTGGTTATGAAGATGTAGCAGAAAATGTTTTATCTTTATTAAAACAAAGAGTAGCCGGTGACTTTTTACAAACATCAGCTATTTTTGATAAAGATTGGAATGTTATCTCAGCAGTCAATGATAAAAATGATTATGCAGGCCCAGGAACTGGTTACCGTTTAGAAGGTGCTGAGTGGGAAAAAGTTAAAGCAATTCCTAAAGCCATCAATCCAAATGATATTTAA
- a CDS encoding propanediol/glycerol family dehydratase medium subunit, whose amino-acid sequence MSEINEQLLKQIIEEVIQEMNGNEKSQEVVFKEEQTSQTASSSDWFKSVGIAKPGNSRDEVVIAVGPAFADSQTTNILEVPHRDILRQVIAGIEEEGLKARVVKVFRSSDVAFVAVEGDQLSGSGVCVSMQSKGTAIIHQKDLQPLSNLELFPQAPLITLETYRAIGKNAAKYAKGESPNPVPMMNDQMARPKYQALSALLHIKETKHVVIGKPAEEIAVTI is encoded by the coding sequence ATGTCAGAAATTAATGAACAGTTATTAAAGCAAATCATTGAAGAAGTTATTCAAGAGATGAATGGAAATGAAAAGTCTCAAGAAGTTGTTTTTAAAGAAGAACAAACTTCTCAAACTGCATCATCATCTGATTGGTTTAAATCAGTGGGGATAGCCAAACCAGGAAACTCACGAGACGAAGTAGTCATTGCAGTAGGACCAGCATTTGCTGATTCTCAAACAACTAATATTTTAGAAGTTCCTCACAGAGATATTCTTCGCCAAGTAATCGCAGGAATTGAAGAAGAGGGATTGAAGGCAAGAGTTGTTAAAGTCTTTAGATCTTCTGATGTGGCTTTTGTGGCAGTAGAAGGAGACCAACTCTCAGGTTCTGGTGTTTGTGTTTCAATGCAGTCAAAAGGAACAGCTATTATTCATCAAAAAGATTTACAACCTTTGTCTAATTTAGAACTGTTTCCACAAGCGCCATTAATTACATTAGAAACTTATCGAGCGATTGGTAAAAATGCAGCTAAGTATGCCAAAGGAGAGTCTCCTAACCCAGTTCCAATGATGAACGATCAAATGGCCCGACCAAAATATCAAGCTTTATCAGCTTTATTACATATTAAAGAGACAAAACATGTTGTCATTGGTAAACCAGCAGAAGAAATTGCTGTAACAATATAA
- a CDS encoding diol dehydratase small subunit, producing the protein MSQESIENLVRGILQEMNSKETSAEVSSHSEVGVATVADYPIAKKHPEWIKTKTGKTLEDITLSNVMNGSLTPDDLKITPAILKAQGEIATSAGRKTISRNFERAAELTVVPDERVLAMYNALRPYRSSKQELLEIADELENKYSANISANYFREAANHYEKRKKLKGDN; encoded by the coding sequence ATGAGTCAAGAATCAATAGAAAATTTAGTTCGAGGTATTTTACAAGAAATGAATTCTAAAGAAACATCTGCTGAAGTTTCTTCACATTCTGAAGTTGGAGTAGCAACAGTTGCTGATTATCCAATTGCTAAAAAACATCCGGAATGGATTAAAACCAAAACTGGTAAAACTTTAGAAGATATTACGCTTAGTAACGTAATGAATGGCTCTTTAACGCCAGATGACTTGAAAATCACACCAGCTATTTTGAAAGCACAAGGTGAGATTGCAACGAGTGCAGGTAGAAAGACCATATCACGTAACTTTGAAAGAGCAGCTGAGTTAACAGTTGTACCAGATGAAAGAGTATTAGCTATGTATAATGCACTTCGTCCTTATCGTTCTTCAAAACAAGAATTACTTGAAATAGCCGATGAATTAGAAAATAAATACTCAGCAAATATTAGCGCCAATTATTTTAGAGAAGCAGCTAATCATTATGAAAAACGTAAGAAGTTAAAAGGCGACAATTAA
- a CDS encoding diol dehydratase reactivase subunit alpha, whose product MKRIIGVDIGNSSTEVVLAEITESKEIRFLESAIADTTGIKGTKQNLFGIYKALNDVIDKANLSFSDISLIRINEATPVIGDVAMETITETIITESTMIGHNPKTPGGLGLGVGKTILLSEFKEKAKQNVDYIVIVEKEIDFADVANEINQLSRQSYSITAAILQADDGVLVNNRLHRKIPIVDEVSFIDKVPQNMLAAVEVASPGRGIEQLSNPYGIATVFNLDADAMKNIVPVSRALIGNRSAVVIKTPQGDVKARTIPAGSIEIVGGNKRKLVDVSLGAEKIMETLSLFKKIDNVTGESGTNVGGMLEKVRHTMAQLTERPANDIFIQDLLAVNTFVPLSVKGGLAGEFSMEQAVGIASMVKSDHLQMSKIASEINKDLDVPVEVGGAEAESAILGALTTPGTTTPLAILDFGAGSTDASIIKSNGEIVSTHLAGAGDMVTMLIGSELGIDDKYLAEDIKKYPLAKVENIFYIRHEDGTVEFFDKPLDPSLFAKVIVVKPDGFLPIPGDASVEQIKIVRQTAKERIFVTNTIRALSRVSPTGNIRDIPFVVIVGGSALDFEVPQIVTDSLSHYGLVAGRGNIRGIEGPRNAVATGLILSLLREDESHG is encoded by the coding sequence ATGAAGAGAATAATAGGAGTAGATATCGGAAACTCTTCCACAGAAGTTGTCTTAGCCGAAATAACTGAGTCAAAAGAAATTCGATTTTTAGAATCAGCGATTGCTGATACAACAGGAATTAAAGGCACAAAACAAAATCTATTTGGTATCTATAAAGCTTTAAATGATGTGATAGATAAAGCAAATCTTTCCTTTAGTGATATTTCATTGATTCGAATTAACGAAGCAACTCCAGTTATCGGGGATGTAGCGATGGAAACAATCACTGAAACGATTATTACTGAATCAACGATGATTGGTCATAATCCCAAAACTCCTGGTGGCCTTGGATTAGGAGTAGGAAAAACAATCTTATTATCAGAGTTTAAAGAAAAAGCTAAACAAAATGTAGATTACATTGTCATTGTCGAAAAAGAAATAGATTTTGCAGATGTGGCTAATGAAATAAATCAGTTGTCTCGTCAAAGTTATTCAATCACAGCAGCTATTTTACAAGCAGACGACGGAGTCCTTGTAAATAATCGGTTGCATCGGAAAATTCCAATAGTTGATGAGGTTTCATTTATTGATAAAGTGCCACAAAACATGTTAGCGGCAGTTGAAGTGGCTTCACCTGGACGAGGAATTGAACAATTATCAAATCCTTATGGTATTGCAACTGTATTTAATTTAGATGCAGATGCGATGAAAAATATAGTCCCTGTTTCAAGAGCGTTAATTGGTAATCGTTCTGCGGTTGTCATAAAAACGCCACAAGGAGATGTAAAGGCAAGAACAATTCCAGCTGGTAGTATTGAAATCGTTGGAGGCAATAAAAGAAAGCTAGTTGATGTCTCACTTGGAGCAGAAAAAATAATGGAAACATTATCGCTTTTCAAAAAAATAGATAATGTGACTGGTGAGTCAGGAACTAATGTTGGTGGTATGTTAGAAAAAGTAAGACATACAATGGCCCAATTAACAGAAAGACCGGCAAATGATATTTTTATTCAAGATTTATTAGCTGTGAATACTTTTGTCCCATTAAGTGTAAAAGGTGGACTGGCAGGAGAATTTTCTATGGAACAGGCGGTAGGGATTGCTTCAATGGTGAAGTCGGATCATTTACAAATGTCAAAAATTGCTAGTGAAATAAACAAAGACTTAGATGTTCCAGTAGAAGTTGGAGGAGCAGAAGCGGAGTCTGCTATTCTAGGAGCTTTAACCACTCCAGGAACAACAACACCTCTTGCCATATTAGATTTTGGAGCTGGTTCTACAGACGCATCGATTATTAAAAGTAACGGAGAAATTGTCTCTACGCATTTAGCGGGTGCTGGAGATATGGTAACGATGTTGATTGGTTCTGAATTAGGTATTGATGATAAATATTTGGCTGAAGATATCAAAAAATATCCTTTAGCTAAAGTAGAAAATATCTTTTATATTCGGCATGAAGATGGAACGGTTGAATTTTTTGATAAACCTTTGGATCCAAGTCTTTTTGCGAAAGTTATAGTTGTTAAACCGGATGGATTTTTACCAATTCCAGGAGATGCCTCTGTTGAGCAGATAAAGATTGTTAGGCAAACAGCCAAAGAGCGAATTTTTGTAACGAATACTATCAGAGCTTTAAGTCGCGTAAGTCCTACAGGAAATATTAGAGATATTCCATTTGTAGTTATTGTTGGAGGTTCAGCCTTAGATTTTGAAGTACCTCAAATTGTAACAGATTCTTTATCTCACTATGGATTAGTGGCAGGCAGAGGAAATATTCGTGGTATTGAAGGACCAAGAAATGCCGTAGCAACAGGTTTGATTCTTTCGTTATTAAGGGAGGATGAGAGTCATGGTTGA
- a CDS encoding glycerol dehydratase reactivase beta/small subunit family protein, translated as MVDLFVKPVIMFSYTKEVNQEIIQPILNGLEEEGIPFLLEEKEIMNINAEAYVGAVASSLQVGICCDEEMIVIHHKNLKEDEPYMMLTRYQTRPKEQLKNFGANAARLVKGIPFKVIE; from the coding sequence ATGGTTGATTTATTTGTAAAGCCAGTCATCATGTTTAGCTATACAAAAGAAGTAAATCAAGAAATCATTCAACCTATTTTAAACGGTTTGGAAGAAGAAGGAATTCCTTTTCTCCTTGAAGAAAAAGAGATTATGAATATAAATGCTGAAGCTTATGTAGGGGCGGTCGCGTCTTCTTTACAAGTAGGAATTTGTTGTGATGAGGAAATGATAGTCATTCATCATAAAAATTTAAAAGAAGATGAACCTTACATGATGCTAACGAGATATCAAACTCGTCCAAAAGAGCAGTTGAAAAATTTCGGAGCAAATGCAGCAAGGTTAGTAAAAGGAATTCCATTTAAAGTAATTGAGTAG
- a CDS encoding BMC domain-containing protein, whose amino-acid sequence MKQAVGLIEVRGLASAVNVADTMVKVATVALLGIEKAKGNGWMTIKVLGDVGAVKASVDAGKSMSIENNSYISSLVIPRPAENLEKLFFNQSKKELKKSEPTIKEEPEKELKNEKKVEEIKTEVAVKKEKKKKTNGKANKQ is encoded by the coding sequence ATGAAACAAGCTGTTGGCTTAATTGAAGTTAGAGGTCTAGCATCAGCTGTTAATGTGGCAGATACAATGGTAAAAGTGGCAACGGTGGCGCTTTTAGGTATTGAAAAAGCCAAAGGAAATGGTTGGATGACAATTAAAGTTTTAGGCGATGTCGGAGCAGTAAAGGCATCAGTTGATGCGGGAAAGTCAATGAGTATTGAAAATAATAGTTATATCTCATCTTTAGTTATTCCAAGACCTGCAGAAAACTTAGAAAAATTGTTTTTTAATCAATCTAAAAAAGAACTAAAAAAGAGTGAACCAACAATAAAAGAAGAACCTGAAAAAGAATTGAAAAATGAGAAAAAAGTAGAAGAAATAAAAACTGAAGTAGCTGTAAAAAAAGAGAAAAAAAAGAAAACAAATGGAAAAGCTAACAAACAGTAA
- the pduA gene encoding propanediol utilization microcompartment protein PduA — protein MNDALGMIETRGLIGAVEAADAMVKAANVTLVGTEKIGSGLVTIMVRGDVGAVKAATDAGCAAAEKVGEVVSVHVIPRPHTDVEKVLINKVDNE, from the coding sequence ATGAATGATGCATTAGGAATGATTGAGACAAGAGGATTAATAGGTGCAGTTGAAGCGGCAGATGCAATGGTAAAAGCTGCAAATGTGACCCTAGTTGGAACTGAAAAAATTGGCTCAGGACTTGTAACAATTATGGTTAGAGGCGATGTCGGAGCAGTAAAAGCGGCAACAGATGCTGGCTGTGCGGCTGCTGAGAAAGTAGGAGAAGTTGTTTCAGTTCATGTTATTCCACGACCTCATACAGATGTTGAAAAAGTTTTAATTAATAAGGTAGACAATGAATAA
- the pduL gene encoding phosphate propanoyltransferase: MNNFTKNEIKKIVSDLMKEMRNEIPVGVSNRHIHLSQEDFELLFPGETLEPLKMLKQPGEFAAKQTLTLIGKKGKQEKVRILGPLRKRTQVEISKTDARVLGIDAPIRLSGNLVDAGIVTLKSVNNEVSLRAAIVAKRHIHMNPNDLERFNLKEDDVLTVKLKTPERETIYKDVSIRLGEKFILEMHIDTDEANAANVTNSTKALLMRDEKME, translated from the coding sequence ATGAATAATTTTACAAAAAATGAGATAAAGAAAATCGTTAGTGATTTGATGAAAGAAATGAGAAATGAAATACCAGTGGGAGTTTCAAATCGTCATATTCATTTGTCTCAAGAAGATTTTGAGTTATTATTTCCAGGTGAAACTTTAGAGCCTTTAAAGATGTTAAAACAACCTGGAGAATTTGCAGCAAAACAAACATTAACTCTTATCGGAAAAAAAGGAAAACAAGAGAAAGTAAGAATCTTGGGTCCACTAAGAAAAAGAACGCAAGTTGAAATATCTAAAACAGATGCACGTGTTCTGGGTATTGATGCGCCAATCCGTTTGTCAGGAAACCTAGTTGACGCAGGCATAGTTACTTTAAAAAGTGTTAATAATGAAGTGAGTTTACGAGCGGCAATTGTAGCGAAAAGACATATCCATATGAATCCTAATGATCTTGAACGATTTAATCTCAAAGAAGATGATGTTTTGACTGTGAAATTAAAAACACCAGAACGAGAGACTATCTATAAGGATGTCTCAATTCGTTTAGGCGAAAAATTTATATTAGAGATGCATATTGATACAGACGAAGCTAATGCAGCGAATGTCACTAATTCAACAAAAGCACTTTTAATGAGAGATGAAAAAATGGAATAA
- the pduM gene encoding PduM family microcompartment protein: protein MEEIVQYVLDRLINREAKTLTLSSKENLSDSKKNRHYYINNKHLVIKDIGLILLKKIIEIDESDDVVSFIYQALDYDCQVTLQLSFNAPFLMDLKWLIDSPFTFLNYQKREYKCLNKSFITYSDVALLDSTIILVLFDQQRLTMLAREKLEQENIEFLERGRCE from the coding sequence ATGGAAGAGATTGTTCAATATGTTTTAGATAGATTAATTAATCGTGAAGCCAAAACTCTGACACTTTCAAGTAAAGAAAATTTGTCTGACTCTAAAAAAAACAGACATTATTATATTAACAATAAGCATCTAGTGATTAAGGATATTGGACTGATTCTTTTAAAAAAAATTATTGAGATAGATGAAAGCGATGATGTTGTTTCCTTCATCTATCAGGCACTAGATTATGACTGTCAAGTAACTTTACAGCTCTCTTTTAATGCGCCATTTTTAATGGATTTGAAGTGGTTAATTGATTCTCCTTTTACGTTTTTAAACTATCAGAAGCGAGAATATAAATGTTTAAATAAATCATTTATTACCTATTCAGACGTCGCTTTATTAGATTCTACTATTATTTTAGTTCTTTTTGATCAACAGCGACTAACAATGTTAGCTAGAGAAAAATTAGAACAGGAAAATATTGAATTTTTAGAAAGGGGTAGATGTGAATGA
- a CDS encoding EutN/CcmL family microcompartment protein produces the protein MIMAQVIGSVVSTQKDTSLIGKKLMVIRQVNSEKKEIRYEQIAIDTVGAGVGDFVLVTSGSSARKIIGEESGAVDLAIVGIIDTFDK, from the coding sequence ATGATTATGGCACAAGTCATTGGTAGTGTTGTTTCGACTCAAAAAGATACCTCCTTAATTGGTAAAAAATTAATGGTCATTAGACAAGTTAATTCAGAAAAAAAAGAAATACGTTATGAGCAAATTGCTATTGATACGGTTGGCGCAGGAGTTGGAGACTTTGTTTTAGTAACAAGTGGCTCATCAGCAAGAAAAATAATTGGAGAAGAATCAGGTGCAGTCGATTTAGCGATTGTTGGTATTATTGATACGTTTGATAAGTGA
- a CDS encoding cob(I)yrinic acid a,c-diamide adenosyltransferase, translating to MSIYTKTGDTGETSLFDGKRVKKYNLRVETYGVFDECSAQLSVAQKLAKEANIKTHLLFLEEKLFHLNAEIATGEDYQQLRKKSTLIEKVDIELLEKWIDSYQNQLPQLSSFILPGESLAGAELHVARTICRRGERRLIELSEHEMIRPEIIQFVNRLSDCLYTFARVEDKAEKKEKIVTEVINRYHKQNEARTKHEMTNFSIVSEIINRCVKEAEVLKSSVAITIVDSKGLVIASYVMPEAILVSHEVSFKKAYSAISMKSKTEDLQQLTQPGGAFYQLETMMNGKLVTFGGGIPMVDGEKNFIGAIGVSGGTTKEDIQIAETGIQRARELGYAK from the coding sequence ATGAGTATTTATACAAAAACAGGTGATACAGGTGAGACAAGTCTTTTTGATGGAAAACGAGTAAAAAAATACAATCTTCGAGTTGAAACTTATGGTGTTTTTGATGAATGTTCAGCGCAATTAAGTGTTGCTCAAAAATTAGCTAAAGAAGCTAACATTAAAACTCATTTACTCTTTTTGGAAGAAAAACTATTTCATTTAAATGCAGAAATAGCTACAGGTGAAGACTATCAACAATTAAGAAAAAAGAGTACTTTAATTGAAAAAGTTGATATTGAATTGCTTGAAAAATGGATTGATTCTTATCAAAATCAGTTACCTCAACTATCAAGCTTTATTCTACCAGGTGAAAGTTTAGCTGGAGCAGAACTTCATGTTGCTAGAACCATTTGTAGAAGAGGTGAAAGACGACTTATTGAATTATCAGAACATGAAATGATTAGGCCTGAAATAATTCAATTTGTTAATCGGTTGTCTGATTGTCTCTATACGTTTGCTCGAGTAGAAGATAAAGCTGAAAAAAAAGAAAAAATAGTAACAGAAGTGATTAATCGATATCACAAGCAAAACGAAGCAAGAACTAAACACGAAATGACTAATTTTTCGATTGTTTCAGAGATAATCAATCGTTGTGTTAAAGAAGCTGAAGTATTAAAAAGCTCTGTTGCTATTACAATTGTAGATTCTAAAGGATTAGTCATAGCTAGTTACGTTATGCCTGAAGCTATACTGGTTAGTCATGAGGTGTCCTTTAAAAAAGCTTATTCTGCAATTAGTATGAAGTCTAAAACAGAGGACTTACAGCAATTAACACAGCCAGGAGGGGCCTTTTATCAATTAGAAACGATGATGAATGGAAAACTGGTTACCTTTGGCGGTGGCATTCCAATGGTTGATGGAGAAAAAAATTTTATTGGTGCCATTGGTGTCAGTGGTGGAACAACTAAAGAAGATATCCAAATAGCAGAAACAGGGATACAACGAGCGAGGGAGTTAGGTTATGCAAAATGA
- a CDS encoding aldehyde dehydrogenase family protein, with translation MQNEEMNQLIKSIIQEVLEKDSKKSVKQVGVFETVDEAVTAAKIAQEKFEACDLELRRQVIKAIKLEMLPFVEQIAKDTFEETGMGKVSDKMAKLNLVLDKTPGVEDLVTEAETGDNGMTLYELSPYGVVGAVTPSTNPGETLICNAIGMLAAGNAVYFSVHPGAKNTSKWIVSKLNEIVCQACGIQNLVVTINQPSIEAAQEMMVHPDVSLLVITGGPGVVKQAMMSGKKVVAAGAGNPPAIVDETANIEKAAKDIVDGASFDNNILCIAEKSVVAVNDITDYLILQMEKQGAYLIKDQSVIDRLVQLTIMENGAPSRDFIGKNANEILEKAGVTVDFDVRLIILKASKDHPFVVKEMLMPILPIVSVNDFEEALPVALEIEQKLHHTATMHSQNIGRLNLAARKFQTSLFIKNGPSFAGLGFGGEGATTFTIATPTGECTTTARHFARRRRCVLTDGFSIR, from the coding sequence ATGCAAAATGAAGAGATGAATCAATTAATAAAATCAATTATTCAAGAAGTATTAGAGAAAGATTCTAAAAAATCAGTTAAACAAGTTGGTGTTTTTGAAACAGTTGATGAAGCTGTGACAGCAGCAAAAATAGCTCAAGAAAAATTTGAAGCTTGTGATTTAGAACTTAGAAGACAAGTGATTAAAGCAATCAAGCTTGAAATGCTTCCTTTTGTAGAACAAATAGCAAAAGACACGTTTGAAGAAACTGGTATGGGAAAAGTATCGGATAAAATGGCTAAATTAAATCTAGTTCTAGATAAGACGCCAGGCGTGGAAGATTTGGTAACAGAAGCAGAAACTGGGGATAATGGGATGACTTTATATGAACTATCTCCATATGGTGTAGTAGGTGCTGTAACACCAAGCACTAATCCAGGAGAAACATTAATTTGTAATGCTATTGGCATGTTAGCAGCAGGAAATGCTGTTTATTTTAGTGTTCACCCGGGAGCCAAAAATACCTCTAAATGGATTGTTTCTAAATTAAATGAGATAGTTTGCCAAGCTTGTGGCATTCAAAATTTAGTCGTTACGATTAATCAACCTTCAATTGAAGCAGCACAAGAAATGATGGTACATCCAGATGTTTCACTATTAGTTATTACTGGTGGACCTGGAGTTGTAAAACAAGCTATGATGTCAGGAAAAAAAGTAGTGGCAGCAGGTGCCGGTAACCCACCAGCAATTGTTGATGAGACGGCTAATATTGAAAAAGCTGCAAAGGATATTGTAGATGGTGCTTCTTTTGATAACAATATTTTATGTATTGCAGAAAAGAGTGTCGTCGCAGTTAATGATATTACAGACTACTTAATTTTACAAATGGAAAAACAAGGAGCTTATTTGATAAAAGATCAATCAGTTATTGATCGATTAGTTCAATTAACTATCATGGAAAATGGCGCTCCTAGTCGTGATTTTATTGGTAAAAATGCCAATGAAATACTAGAAAAAGCTGGAGTAACTGTTGATTTTGATGTTAGATTAATTATTTTAAAAGCGTCAAAAGATCACCCATTTGTGGTAAAAGAAATGTTGATGCCGATTTTACCGATTGTTTCAGTGAATGATTTTGAAGAAGCGCTACCTGTAGCACTTGAAATAGAACAAAAATTACATCATACAGCAACGATGCATTCTCAAAATATTGGCCGTCTGAATTTAGCAGCACGAAAATTTCAAACGTCTTTATTCATTAAAAATGGTCCATCTTTTGCTGGACTTGGATTTGGTGGAGAAGGAGCTACAACGTTTACAATTGCAACACCAACGGGAGAATGTACAACAACTGCCAGACATTTTGCCAGAAGAAGA